One Thermococcus eurythermalis DNA segment encodes these proteins:
- a CDS encoding uroporphyrinogen decarboxylase/cobalamine-independent methonine synthase family protein: MIVPALIGSLPRPVSLAKKIEQYSIGRLSEEKLEEAYVEHTRRAFVKLKDAGIKVITDGLYRWDDIFNPLIGFIDGVEVNGLFKFYENNFFYRSPVVRGELSLRENPIPEWLNTALGIKEEVYPEATLKAVLPGPVTLAYHSINEAYKSLDELAEAYAGVLAELIKELPVGLVELQEPVLAAELSRATREKSDSVSRETAKRLIEDLSRRKELWVVTYFGTPRVLPEGVIVNFDLVEGSVPERFQGRPALGIVDARKTKMERRDRLVDKLKPFLRRYRELYVTPNTLLDFLPESVAWRKLKLLGKLGGE, encoded by the coding sequence ATGATAGTCCCCGCTCTGATTGGTAGCCTTCCGAGGCCTGTTTCACTGGCAAAGAAGATAGAGCAGTACTCAATAGGCAGGCTTAGCGAGGAGAAGCTTGAGGAGGCCTACGTGGAGCACACAAGGCGTGCGTTTGTAAAGCTGAAGGATGCAGGCATAAAGGTAATCACCGACGGCCTCTACCGCTGGGACGACATATTCAACCCGCTGATAGGGTTCATAGACGGCGTTGAGGTCAACGGGCTCTTCAAGTTCTACGAGAACAACTTCTTCTACCGCTCCCCGGTGGTTAGGGGCGAGCTCTCGCTGAGGGAGAACCCGATTCCTGAGTGGCTCAACACGGCGCTTGGAATAAAAGAGGAGGTCTACCCTGAGGCCACCCTCAAGGCGGTTTTGCCCGGCCCAGTGACCCTGGCGTACCACTCCATAAACGAGGCCTACAAGAGCCTTGACGAGCTGGCCGAGGCCTACGCCGGAGTCCTGGCCGAGCTCATAAAGGAGCTGCCGGTCGGGCTCGTTGAACTCCAGGAGCCCGTCCTGGCGGCCGAGCTCTCAAGGGCCACGAGGGAGAAGAGCGATTCCGTGTCCAGAGAAACCGCGAAGAGGCTTATAGAAGACCTCTCCCGCAGGAAGGAGCTGTGGGTGGTTACCTACTTCGGAACCCCGCGCGTTCTGCCGGAGGGTGTAATCGTAAACTTTGACCTCGTTGAGGGCTCGGTTCCGGAGAGGTTCCAGGGACGGCCCGCCCTTGGAATAGTGGACGCGAGGAAGACGAAGATGGAGCGGCGTGACAGGCTCGTGGACAAGCTCAAACCGTTCCTCAGGAGGTATCGGGAGCTTTACGTCACTCCGAACACGCTCCTCGACTTCCTCCCGGAGAGCGTCGCATGGAGGAAGCTGAAGCTCCTTGGAAAGCTCGGAGGTGAGTGA
- a CDS encoding methylenetetrahydrofolate reductase C-terminal domain-containing protein, with translation MELRVYTCPKKLLNGPCGGVVEGRCEATGEPCPWKGVIERLSPLEQEMLFDEHPLLAQLERLVDSDPGPADSSLWEKVTRGKVLTVEFPVRAVRSEGDIRRLAAAVEADLFTVPDNPLGYPHFDPVAFGTRLKDVAPCLGVMPHITAKDRNLSALASELRTAHVFGFEAVLLTTGDWPGLSMPSRPVFDLDSANLIRLARIVFAGVLPPGERVPVGGRPIVAGAMNPHYRPRVEARRLLRKLIAGVEVFFTQVVARKESVWAVSEVLEEVRRVYESDVPVVVSLVYPLRQDMKPFLERMGIPTGDDTFEGLLEEVKALDVKGGINLIVVSRTADEWVELWGEARELVKEVLE, from the coding sequence ATGGAGCTCAGGGTGTACACTTGTCCAAAGAAGCTCCTCAACGGCCCCTGCGGGGGAGTTGTTGAGGGGAGGTGCGAAGCAACCGGGGAACCCTGCCCTTGGAAGGGCGTAATCGAGCGCCTATCCCCGCTTGAGCAGGAGATGCTCTTTGACGAGCACCCCCTCCTGGCCCAGCTGGAGAGGCTGGTTGACTCCGACCCAGGGCCCGCGGACTCGTCCCTCTGGGAGAAGGTCACCCGCGGCAAGGTGCTCACGGTGGAGTTCCCGGTCAGGGCAGTACGCTCGGAGGGGGACATACGCAGGCTCGCCGCCGCGGTGGAGGCCGACCTCTTTACCGTGCCCGACAACCCGCTCGGCTACCCGCACTTCGACCCGGTGGCCTTCGGCACCCGCCTGAAGGACGTTGCCCCCTGCCTCGGCGTGATGCCTCACATAACAGCCAAGGACAGGAACCTGTCGGCGCTGGCGTCGGAGCTCAGGACCGCTCATGTCTTCGGCTTCGAGGCGGTTCTGCTCACGACGGGCGACTGGCCAGGCCTTTCAATGCCCAGCAGGCCGGTCTTTGACCTGGACTCGGCCAACCTGATCAGGCTTGCAAGGATAGTCTTTGCCGGTGTGCTTCCCCCAGGGGAGCGCGTTCCGGTGGGGGGCCGTCCGATAGTCGCGGGGGCGATGAACCCGCACTACCGGCCGAGGGTCGAGGCGAGGAGGCTCCTCAGGAAGCTAATCGCGGGTGTGGAGGTCTTTTTCACCCAGGTGGTCGCGAGGAAGGAAAGCGTCTGGGCGGTCTCAGAGGTGCTTGAAGAAGTCAGAAGGGTCTACGAATCTGACGTTCCGGTCGTCGTCTCCCTAGTCTACCCCCTGCGGCAGGATATGAAGCCCTTCCTCGAAAGAATGGGCATTCCAACGGGAGACGACACGTTTGAGGGGCTCCTTGAGGAGGTCAAGGCGCTCGACGTGAAAGGGGGAATCAACCTGATTGTGGTTTCGAGGACCGCCGATGAGTGGGTCGAGCTCTGGGGCGAGGCAAGAGAACTGGTTAAGGAGGTGTTGGAATGA
- a CDS encoding transcriptional repressor gives MNDAKTIARLLKSLSSETRIELLEIISEKGELSAAEVFREYSQRYKPLRRESIYRELEKMVETGVLSKKYCTRSKKILYYTTINTLVIRLEKGVHVEIISKNSKKE, from the coding sequence ATGAATGATGCAAAAACTATAGCTAGATTACTAAAATCATTGTCCTCTGAAACGCGGATAGAGCTTTTGGAAATAATATCCGAGAAAGGTGAGCTCTCCGCCGCAGAAGTATTTAGAGAGTACTCACAGCGCTATAAACCTCTTCGCAGGGAAAGCATATACAGAGAACTCGAAAAAATGGTTGAAACAGGGGTTTTGAGCAAAAAATATTGCACACGCTCGAAGAAAATTCTATATTATACAACCATCAACACCTTGGTAATTCGGCTAGAAAAAGGTGTACATGTTGAAATAATTTCAAAAAACTCAAAAAAAGAATAA
- a CDS encoding RNA-binding protein produces the protein MTLRAHHVRITTFIQATEDEDKVLEAIGTFIPEEIDDEDIHFDILETEGFFGNPIKVVNVEIKRSKAVRAFLRHFKELLDEEAKRYILENLEEKVDEEGTLYVRFNKQKAYLGEPEIDEGGDTIQVKIKVKAFPMRKEAVVKSVMEWLEDGE, from the coding sequence ATGACGCTCAGGGCACACCACGTCAGGATTACCACGTTCATCCAGGCAACTGAAGATGAGGACAAGGTTCTTGAGGCGATAGGGACGTTCATTCCCGAGGAAATCGACGACGAGGACATTCACTTCGACATCCTTGAGACGGAGGGCTTTTTCGGGAACCCGATTAAGGTCGTTAACGTCGAGATAAAGAGGAGCAAAGCTGTGAGGGCTTTCCTCAGGCACTTCAAGGAGCTCCTTGACGAGGAAGCAAAGCGCTACATCCTTGAGAACCTTGAGGAGAAGGTTGACGAAGAGGGGACGCTCTACGTCCGCTTCAACAAGCAGAAGGCGTACCTCGGCGAGCCCGAGATAGACGAGGGCGGCGACACGATTCAGGTCAAGATAAAGGTCAAGGCCTTTCCGATGAGGAAAGAGGCCGTCGTTAAGTCAGTCATGGAGTGGCTGGAGGACGGGGAATGA
- a CDS encoding N-6 DNA methylase, whose amino-acid sequence MTTSKVPEAYRAVKSNPKLLSLWLVSKEIADNYGIRDFEVDLQSFHEQERPYILELLEIRKKLPAIVDRTSVEQIKARIHNVDPADLYINILNVTSRRAWGQFWTPDRIAEWMIAQTIAESSEKITSIFDVGSGGGAFLKKGYTLGIKHYYGIEKSPILLDILRYQLTKYPFRKYKLILGDFLLKKDLPSADLWISNPPYTRHHALGDLKEVYLENIKNKIRITPPKKSSLFVYFVLNILGHQRLWKYATIITPRLIYDSISARRVKKFIITSEMYPKRLDIFDNQNVFPDADVGAVISYFDSLNKPDKISMNLCKINNKIEIQLKKNIDVKKLSNDAYWTMLVYEANLSFEGIPLKEVFKIMRGVATGANSYFLLSEEELRKFGLPRDIAIPAISRSRDVKGMIFTKEDWENLKNKGKKVYLIDLTKGEHDINVRKYIKRGEEEGIPQRSLVKTRNPWYKLEKRDPPAIFVSYLSRGRPKFVLNDAKVVPLNSFLCLYPKIKLSRETLVNIVKFLNGEEVQEQLRATSKNYGENTIKLEPRELDKILLPPEILDNSISSKQKSNQKTLFEIFEKHKKLNNKEM is encoded by the coding sequence ATGACCACATCAAAAGTACCTGAAGCGTACAGAGCAGTAAAGAGCAATCCTAAACTATTATCTTTGTGGTTAGTGTCTAAAGAAATTGCAGATAACTATGGAATAAGAGATTTTGAAGTCGATCTTCAATCATTTCATGAACAAGAACGCCCATATATTTTAGAGCTACTAGAAATTAGGAAAAAACTCCCAGCAATAGTTGACAGAACGAGTGTAGAACAGATAAAAGCACGGATACATAATGTCGATCCTGCAGATTTGTACATAAACATTCTAAACGTGACGTCAAGGCGAGCATGGGGACAGTTCTGGACCCCGGATAGGATTGCGGAATGGATGATAGCTCAAACTATAGCCGAGTCTTCTGAGAAAATAACCTCGATTTTTGATGTCGGTTCTGGAGGAGGTGCATTTTTGAAGAAGGGATATACATTAGGCATTAAACACTACTATGGTATTGAAAAATCACCAATTTTACTAGATATTTTGCGATACCAACTAACTAAATATCCATTCAGAAAATATAAGTTAATTCTTGGAGATTTCCTGCTAAAAAAAGATCTCCCTTCTGCAGATTTATGGATCTCTAATCCCCCCTATACCAGACATCATGCCCTAGGGGATCTGAAAGAGGTATATTTGGAAAACATTAAAAACAAAATCAGAATTACACCCCCCAAAAAATCTAGCTTGTTTGTGTATTTTGTTCTTAACATACTTGGACATCAAAGACTGTGGAAGTATGCTACTATAATTACTCCTCGTCTTATATATGACTCAATTTCTGCGAGAAGAGTCAAAAAGTTCATTATAACATCAGAAATGTATCCAAAGAGACTCGACATATTTGATAACCAGAATGTATTTCCCGATGCCGACGTGGGAGCAGTTATTTCGTATTTTGATTCTTTAAATAAGCCAGATAAGATATCAATGAATTTGTGCAAGATCAATAATAAAATAGAGATACAACTAAAAAAGAACATTGACGTAAAAAAATTATCCAACGATGCATACTGGACTATGCTCGTATATGAAGCCAACCTTTCTTTTGAGGGTATTCCGCTTAAAGAAGTATTTAAAATAATGCGCGGAGTGGCTACAGGAGCAAATTCTTACTTTTTGTTGTCTGAGGAAGAACTGAGAAAATTTGGTCTCCCACGTGATATAGCAATCCCTGCAATCTCGCGATCAAGAGACGTTAAGGGTATGATATTCACAAAAGAAGATTGGGAAAATCTAAAAAACAAGGGGAAAAAAGTATATTTAATTGACTTAACAAAAGGGGAACACGACATAAACGTTAGAAAATACATCAAACGAGGCGAAGAGGAAGGGATTCCTCAAAGAAGCCTAGTAAAAACTAGGAATCCTTGGTATAAACTCGAAAAAAGGGATCCCCCCGCGATTTTCGTATCGTACCTCTCCAGAGGCAGGCCAAAGTTTGTATTGAATGATGCCAAAGTCGTGCCCCTTAATTCGTTCCTATGCCTATATCCCAAGATTAAATTGTCTCGCGAGACGTTAGTTAATATTGTCAAATTCTTAAATGGAGAAGAAGTTCAAGAGCAACTCAGAGCTACTAGTAAAAATTATGGAGAGAATACGATAAAACTTGAGCCTCGTGAATTAGATAAGATATTACTGCCCCCAGAAATTTTGGACAATAGTATCTCCTCTAAACAAAAATCTAATCAAAAAACATTATTTGAAATTTTTGAAAAACACAAAAAGTTGAATAACAAAGAAATGTAG
- a CDS encoding AccI family restriction endonuclease, whose protein sequence is MTTRKNNAPKFRNSGFAIRWHQGRWAEEKVYESINSTGTLVALYYGRSGVGPSDKSKVSEYWQEYKSIEKYGKRPDILVFKREVYEDLKNELPEDLTVVPEDDIEDIVKKSLGGIEVEMSMWISSKMPDYGKPITKKNMTLPTIWIKVEDLPGLVQWKEHYNKPIYSVQVFLDQAFMVSFDWVLDTLNNYGVPILNDTKLRELFQREKGKRNGVLSQLWKNKGILLTVQKYGDRPADSSESLKAVLRVAYSSGVKFGVFTKKPQFKAGIIEQSNGQIIPFVKPVGGILKMTEEAEKVFLGCG, encoded by the coding sequence ATGACGACTCGAAAAAACAATGCTCCCAAATTTAGAAATTCTGGATTTGCAATACGTTGGCACCAGGGTAGATGGGCAGAAGAAAAAGTCTACGAGTCAATAAACAGTACTGGTACCCTTGTGGCACTGTACTATGGCCGTTCGGGGGTAGGCCCTTCAGATAAGTCGAAAGTGTCTGAGTATTGGCAGGAGTATAAGTCTATAGAAAAATATGGAAAACGTCCCGACATCCTCGTATTCAAACGAGAAGTATATGAGGATCTAAAAAATGAGCTCCCCGAGGATCTAACTGTTGTTCCTGAAGATGACATTGAAGATATTGTTAAAAAGAGTCTTGGTGGGATAGAGGTCGAAATGAGCATGTGGATATCTTCTAAAATGCCGGACTATGGAAAACCAATCACAAAAAAGAACATGACACTGCCAACAATTTGGATTAAGGTAGAAGATTTACCCGGATTAGTACAATGGAAAGAACACTACAACAAGCCCATTTATTCGGTTCAGGTCTTCTTGGATCAGGCATTCATGGTGTCTTTTGATTGGGTATTGGATACACTAAATAACTATGGAGTCCCTATCCTTAACGACACAAAACTCAGGGAACTATTCCAGCGAGAGAAAGGCAAACGGAATGGAGTACTGTCACAGTTATGGAAAAACAAGGGGATACTCTTAACTGTTCAGAAGTATGGTGATAGACCTGCAGACTCTTCGGAATCTCTTAAAGCCGTTTTGAGGGTTGCATATAGCTCGGGGGTTAAATTTGGTGTTTTCACGAAGAAACCTCAATTTAAGGCTGGTATCATTGAACAGTCGAATGGTCAGATTATACCCTTTGTAAAGCCTGTAGGGGGTATTTTAAAAATGACAGAAGAAGCAGAAAAAGTGTTCTTAGGGTGTGGTTAG
- a CDS encoding aspartate kinase codes for MLCSGKRLVVKFGGSSVAGHFDSAVSFAARLWDAGEVAVVVSALKWVTDALIRLAKTGKGLDEIIQRHREFARAHGLDPSIFSPFFRELKEAVRSRGSFPGERAFLDHVLSFGELLSARAFAEALSARGVPVVIFAPWEVIATDGNFGNARVSLRGTLSRSAQVREAVEEGFVAVVPGFVGGYRGYRTTLGRNGSDYTASVLGEAIGADAVLIMGDVDGIYTADPRRVPFARPVPFVSKEKVRVASALGMRALHPGATEFGVPLLIGRTEDWVFSTIVGTSDSGMPIITYTGDDGLFRVSVVGADAVYGYSGETFEIDGVRVVSFWVEGRSLGGFLNSLHWNLLGARRPVPLEVV; via the coding sequence ATGCTCTGCTCCGGAAAGAGGCTCGTGGTCAAGTTCGGTGGGAGCTCGGTGGCGGGTCATTTTGACTCGGCGGTCTCCTTCGCCGCCCGCCTGTGGGATGCGGGAGAGGTGGCCGTGGTCGTCTCCGCTCTGAAATGGGTTACCGACGCCCTCATCAGGCTGGCAAAAACTGGGAAGGGCCTCGATGAGATAATCCAGAGGCACAGGGAATTCGCGAGGGCGCACGGCCTTGACCCCTCCATTTTTTCTCCCTTCTTCAGGGAGCTGAAGGAGGCCGTTAGGTCAAGGGGCTCGTTTCCCGGCGAGAGGGCCTTTCTCGACCACGTGCTATCATTCGGCGAGCTGCTCTCCGCGAGGGCCTTCGCAGAAGCCCTCTCCGCGAGGGGCGTGCCCGTTGTCATTTTCGCCCCGTGGGAGGTCATAGCTACGGACGGCAACTTCGGAAACGCCAGGGTCAGCCTGAGGGGGACCCTGTCCCGGAGCGCCCAGGTGAGGGAGGCCGTAGAGGAGGGGTTTGTGGCCGTGGTGCCGGGTTTCGTCGGTGGCTACCGCGGCTACAGGACTACCCTTGGGAGGAACGGAAGCGACTACACGGCCTCCGTCCTGGGGGAGGCGATAGGCGCGGACGCTGTTCTAATAATGGGCGATGTTGATGGAATCTACACCGCCGACCCCCGGAGGGTTCCCTTTGCCCGTCCAGTGCCGTTTGTCTCGAAGGAAAAGGTGAGGGTGGCCTCCGCCCTTGGAATGAGGGCACTGCACCCAGGCGCTACCGAGTTTGGAGTCCCCCTGCTTATCGGGAGAACCGAGGACTGGGTCTTCTCCACAATCGTGGGCACCTCCGACTCTGGGATGCCGATTATAACGTACACGGGAGATGACGGCCTTTTCAGGGTCTCGGTCGTTGGGGCGGATGCGGTTTACGGGTACAGCGGCGAGACCTTCGAGATTGACGGTGTAAGGGTCGTGTCCTTCTGGGTTGAGGGCCGCTCCCTTGGAGGCTTCCTGAACTCCCTCCACTGGAACCTGCTGGGTGCGAGGAGACCAGTGCCTCTGGAGGTGGTGTAA
- a CDS encoding Ribonuclease P protein component 3, whose protein sequence is MSEEVSFSRDYFIEMDVRSEEAYELASEWFDEVVFTKKLVLDREPDWDSLKEELRELRKAYGKVAVLLVTKKPSLVREFKSRNLKALLYVQGGDMRVNRMAIEAKADALISPWLGRRDYGFDHTLAGMAGRRGVAIGFSLSPLLRAGPYERALMLRFMAKAWELVRKYRVPRFITSSAESKWEVRGPRDLMSLGINIGMEIPEARASLNFHPRKILSGV, encoded by the coding sequence ATGAGCGAGGAAGTCTCGTTTTCAAGGGACTACTTCATCGAGATGGACGTGAGAAGCGAGGAAGCCTACGAGCTGGCCAGCGAGTGGTTTGACGAGGTGGTCTTCACCAAAAAGCTCGTCCTCGACCGCGAGCCCGACTGGGACTCGCTCAAGGAGGAGCTCCGGGAGCTGAGGAAGGCCTACGGGAAGGTGGCCGTCCTGTTGGTCACCAAAAAGCCGAGCCTCGTGCGCGAGTTCAAGAGCAGAAACCTGAAGGCCCTGCTCTACGTTCAGGGCGGGGACATGAGGGTCAACAGGATGGCAATAGAGGCCAAGGCAGATGCCCTTATAAGCCCCTGGCTCGGCAGGAGGGACTACGGCTTCGACCACACTTTAGCGGGAATGGCCGGGAGAAGGGGCGTTGCCATAGGGTTTTCGCTCTCCCCGCTTTTGCGGGCTGGCCCGTATGAGCGGGCGCTGATGCTTCGCTTCATGGCAAAGGCCTGGGAGCTCGTCAGGAAGTACCGCGTGCCCCGGTTCATCACCAGCTCGGCGGAGAGCAAATGGGAAGTCCGCGGGCCGAGGGACTTGATGAGCCTTGGAATAAACATAGGAATGGAAATTCCGGAGGCCAGGGCGAGCCTGAACTTCCATCCGAGGAAGATTTTATCCGGGGTCTGA
- a CDS encoding methionine synthase: protein MELPILPTSVIGSYPKPRWLLRIYSLYELGRLQEEDFREAIRDASVAVLREHERAGIDIPWDGEMGRSEMTEHFTARISGFKFYGPVRVWGNAYFNKAAAVSKLEYSEPLVLDEFRWIKANTTREVVKVPITGPYTIAEWSFNEYYSSKEELAFELAGILNKEFKLLEREGAKFIQLDEPAMLNHPDEVPIAVEAINRAVKGVNMKFGLHVCYSNYNLLADYFDEINVSQFALEFANRGFRDMEFLRKLTHGELGFGVVDVHNPRVESPEEVARAIRKVMGYVEPERLYVNPDCGLKLLDRRIAYQKLVNMVRGVEIVRRELKRAGRETIPFRRSA from the coding sequence GTGGAACTTCCAATCCTTCCCACAAGCGTCATAGGGAGCTATCCAAAACCGAGGTGGCTCCTCAGGATATACAGCCTCTACGAGCTCGGCAGGCTCCAGGAGGAGGACTTCAGGGAGGCGATAAGGGACGCGAGCGTTGCCGTACTGAGGGAGCACGAGAGGGCCGGTATAGACATCCCCTGGGACGGTGAGATGGGCAGAAGCGAGATGACCGAGCACTTTACGGCCAGGATATCGGGCTTCAAGTTCTACGGCCCGGTGAGGGTCTGGGGCAACGCCTACTTCAACAAGGCGGCGGCCGTCTCAAAGCTTGAGTACAGCGAGCCCCTTGTGCTCGACGAGTTCCGCTGGATTAAGGCCAACACCACGAGGGAAGTCGTCAAAGTCCCGATAACCGGCCCGTACACGATAGCCGAGTGGAGCTTCAACGAGTACTATTCGAGCAAGGAAGAGCTGGCCTTTGAGCTCGCGGGGATACTCAACAAGGAATTCAAGCTCCTTGAGAGGGAGGGGGCGAAGTTCATTCAGCTCGACGAACCCGCGATGCTCAACCACCCCGACGAGGTTCCGATAGCGGTTGAGGCTATCAACAGGGCCGTGAAGGGCGTTAACATGAAGTTTGGACTCCACGTCTGCTACTCCAACTACAACCTCCTCGCCGACTACTTCGATGAGATTAACGTCTCCCAGTTTGCCCTTGAGTTCGCCAACAGGGGCTTCCGCGACATGGAGTTCCTGAGGAAGCTCACCCACGGGGAGCTTGGTTTCGGTGTCGTTGACGTGCACAACCCGCGCGTTGAGAGTCCCGAAGAGGTCGCGAGGGCAATCAGAAAGGTCATGGGGTACGTCGAGCCTGAGCGGCTGTACGTAAACCCAGACTGCGGACTGAAGCTCCTCGACAGGAGGATAGCGTACCAGAAGCTCGTGAACATGGTCAGGGGCGTTGAGATAGTCAGGCGGGAGCTTAAGAGGGCTGGGAGGGAAACAATCCCCTTCAGGAGGTCCGCCTGA
- a CDS encoding 50S ribosomal protein L15e, whose amino-acid sequence MGMYKYIREAWKSPKKSYVGELLKKRMVKWRREPVVVRVERPTRLDRARSLGYQAKQGYVIVRVRVRRGGRKRPRWKGGRKPSKMGMVKYSPKKSLQWIAEEKAARKFPNLEVLNSYWVGEDGMYKWFEVIMVDPHHPVIKSDPKIAWIALKPHKGRVFRGLTSAGRKSRGLRNKGKGAEKVRPSVRANKGKGK is encoded by the coding sequence ATGGGAATGTACAAGTACATTAGGGAAGCCTGGAAGAGCCCCAAGAAGAGCTACGTGGGAGAGCTCCTCAAGAAGAGGATGGTTAAGTGGAGGAGAGAGCCCGTTGTCGTTCGCGTTGAGAGGCCGACGAGGCTTGACCGCGCCCGTTCGCTCGGCTACCAGGCCAAGCAGGGCTACGTCATCGTTCGCGTTAGGGTTAGAAGAGGAGGAAGGAAGAGGCCCCGCTGGAAGGGCGGAAGGAAGCCGAGCAAGATGGGTATGGTCAAGTACTCGCCGAAGAAGAGCCTCCAGTGGATAGCCGAGGAGAAGGCCGCGAGAAAGTTCCCGAACCTCGAGGTTCTCAACTCCTACTGGGTTGGCGAGGACGGAATGTACAAGTGGTTTGAGGTCATAATGGTCGACCCGCACCACCCGGTCATAAAGAGCGACCCGAAGATAGCCTGGATTGCCCTCAAGCCCCACAAGGGTAGGGTCTTCCGCGGACTCACCAGCGCCGGCAGGAAGAGCCGCGGCCTGAGGAACAAGGGTAAGGGTGCCGAAAAGGTCAGGCCCAGCGTGAGGGCCAACAAGGGTAAGGGCAAGTGA
- a CDS encoding cystathionine gamma-synthase family protein — translation MRPLHEPVYVTAVFRQAGETELSDRGFDLKYSREENPTVRVLEKSVSLLEGGRDALAFNSGMGAISCLYLSQLSAGSEVVVPMEAYGTTVQLAEELGKFGVRVKLAYPSAEAIAEAIGENTSLVLLETVTNPTLKVIDVPEVIKRAREVGAKVVVDNTFSPTVFHPLKAGADGVVHSLTKYIAGHNDVLGGAIVLGSLDVSGLWHWRRRLGSIIQPLDAWLVVRGMKTLEVRFERLSRNALAVAEFLSEHPRVREVHYPGLKEDPHHETARRLFERPLYGGVVSFKHAGGKGGAVGFLRSLRKIFPSPSLGGVESIASYPVMSAAKTMPPERRELLGITDDLVRLSIGIEDVDELIEDIDRALGR, via the coding sequence ATGAGACCCCTCCACGAGCCGGTCTACGTTACGGCGGTGTTCAGGCAGGCAGGTGAAACGGAGCTCTCAGACAGGGGCTTTGACCTGAAGTACAGCAGGGAAGAGAACCCCACCGTCAGGGTTCTCGAAAAGAGCGTCTCCCTGCTTGAGGGCGGGCGCGATGCCCTGGCTTTCAACAGCGGAATGGGGGCAATAAGCTGCCTCTACCTGTCCCAGCTTTCAGCGGGAAGCGAGGTCGTCGTCCCGATGGAGGCCTACGGCACGACGGTTCAGCTTGCGGAGGAGCTCGGCAAGTTCGGGGTTCGGGTCAAACTTGCCTATCCGAGTGCAGAGGCCATAGCCGAGGCGATTGGGGAGAACACGTCCCTCGTGCTCCTTGAAACGGTGACAAACCCTACGCTGAAGGTGATAGACGTCCCCGAAGTCATAAAGAGGGCGCGGGAAGTTGGGGCGAAGGTCGTCGTTGACAACACATTCTCGCCTACAGTCTTCCACCCGCTCAAGGCAGGCGCCGACGGGGTCGTCCACAGCCTCACGAAGTACATCGCCGGCCACAACGACGTCCTTGGAGGGGCGATAGTCCTCGGGAGCCTTGACGTCTCCGGACTCTGGCACTGGCGCAGGAGGCTGGGCTCAATAATCCAGCCATTGGATGCGTGGCTCGTCGTGAGGGGTATGAAGACCCTTGAAGTCCGCTTTGAGAGGCTGAGCAGAAACGCACTTGCAGTGGCCGAGTTCCTGAGCGAGCACCCCAGGGTGCGGGAGGTGCACTATCCCGGCCTTAAAGAAGACCCCCACCACGAAACCGCGCGGAGGCTCTTTGAGAGGCCCCTCTACGGTGGTGTGGTCTCTTTCAAGCACGCGGGCGGAAAGGGGGGTGCGGTGGGCTTTCTCCGCTCCCTGAGAAAGATATTCCCGTCCCCCTCACTTGGGGGCGTTGAAAGCATTGCTTCCTACCCCGTCATGAGCGCGGCCAAAACAATGCCCCCGGAGCGGAGGGAGCTTCTCGGAATCACAGACGACCTTGTGCGTCTATCAATCGGCATTGAAGATGTCGACGAGCTGATAGAAGACATTGACAGAGCGTTGGGGAGGTGA